A window from Musa acuminata AAA Group cultivar baxijiao chromosome BXJ3-10, Cavendish_Baxijiao_AAA, whole genome shotgun sequence encodes these proteins:
- the LOC135651691 gene encoding protein CUP-SHAPED COTYLEDON 2-like, giving the protein MENYGRHFDNNEAQLPPGFRFHPTDEELITYYLLKKVLDSSFTGRAIAEIDLNKCEPWELPEKAKMGEKEWYFFSLRDRKYPTGLRTNRATDAGYWKATGKDREIYSSKTMSLVGMKKTLVFYKGRAPKGEKSNWVMHEYRLEGKFAYHFLSRSSKDEWVVSRVFQKCGGGGGGGGSGKKTRLALAGSHFSNSGNTGGGGGCGSTSSSTLPPLLEPTPLPFSAGLKVPDRESCSYDSTDREPVPCFSTAAAAATGLGLHIPPPPQGPTIFGPTGAFPCLRSLHENLQLPFFLSGMAAQPVYAGPSPAVVVDAGIGTRSEGAGWPSDLDRKAEAAAAVVRAHPMPVGSTELDCLWTF; this is encoded by the exons ATGGAGAACTACGGCCGCCACTTCGACAACAACGAAGCCCAGCTCCCGCCAGGCTTTCGTTTCCATCCCACCGACGAGGAGCTCATCACGTACTATCTCCTCAAGAAGGTCCTCGACAGCAGCTTCACCGGCCGGGCCATCGccgagatcgacttgaacaagtgCGAACCTTGGGAGCTTCCAG AAAAGGCTAAGATGGGGGAGAAGGAATGGTACTTCTTCAGCCTTCGGGACCGCAAGTACCCCACCGGGCTGCGAACCAACAGGGCGACGGATGCCGGCTACTGGAAGGCAACTGGGAAGGACAGGGAGATCTACAGCTCCAAGACTATGTCGCTGGTGGGGATGAAGAAGACGTTGGTGTTCTACAAGGGCAGGGCTCCCAAGGGGGAGAAGAGCAACTGGGTGATGCATGAGTATAGGCTGGAAGGGAAGTTTGCCTACCACTTCCTATCGAGGTCCTCCAAG GACGAGTGGGTGGTGTCCCGGGTCTTCCAGaagtgcggcggcggcggcggcggcggcggaagcgGCAAGAAGACCCGTCTCGCCCTCGCCGGATCCCACTTCTCGAACTCCGGCAACACCGGGGGCGGCGGAGGGTGTGGTTCAACGTCCTCTTCCACCCTCCCGCCGCTCCTCGAGCCGACCCCGCTGCCATTTTCGGCAGGTCTCAAGGTCCCCGACCGAGAGAGCTGCTCCTACGACAGCACGGATAGGGAGCCCGTGCCCTGCTTCTccactgccgccgctgccgccaccgGCCTCGGCCTCCACATTCCGCCGCCACCACAAGGCCCAACCATCTTCGGTCCAACCGGCGCCTTCCCGTGCCTACGTTCGCTCCACGAGAATCTCCAGCTGCCGTTCTTCCTGTCCGGAATGGCTGCGCAGCCGGTGTACGCCGGTCCGTCGCCGGCGGTTGTTGTCGACGCAGGGATCGGCACTCGGAGCGAGGGGGCAGGCTGGCCGTCTGATCTGGATCGTAAGGCCGAGGCTGCAGCTGCTGTGGTAAGGGCCCATCCCATGCCCGTGGGTTCCACGGAGCTCGACTGCCTCTGGACTTTCTAG
- the LOC135651167 gene encoding protein DMP6-like — MASIMREEDQEKQQQPLLTPRGSSSSAEGQMTSLQKLLGQTYESAANLAKCLPTGTVLAFQVLSPILADAGHCTKANQVMTACLVALFGLSCFILSFTDSFRDETTGRVRYGVATIKGLWVIDSLKPPSPELAAKYRRKLIDFMHASVTLLVFAAVALSDKNVASCFYHIGSENSKKLLEALPAVIGFIASTVCVAFPSTRHGIGSPVSAI, encoded by the coding sequence ATGGCGTCTATTATGAGGGAAGAGGATcaggagaagcagcagcagccccTCCTCACTCCTCGTGGATCTTCATCATCGGCTGAAGGGCAGATGACATCGTTGCAGAAGCTCCTGGGGCAGACGTACGAGAGCGCCGCCAACCTCGCCAAGTGCCTCCCCACCGGCACCGTGCTCGCTTTCCAAGTCCTCTCCCCCATCCTCGCCGACGCCGGCCACTGCACCAAAGCCAACCAGGTCATGACCGCATGCCTGGTGGCGCTCTTCGGCCTCTCCTGCTTCATCTTAAGCTTCACCGACAGCTTCCGCGACGAGACCACCGGCCGGGTGCGCTACGGCGTCGCCACCATCAAGGGCCTGTGGGTCATCGACTCCCTGAAGCCGCCCTCGCCGGAGCTTGCCGCCAAGTACAGGCGAAAGCTCATCGACTTCATGCATGCTTCGGTGACGCTGTTGGTGTTTGCGGCGGTCGCCCTGTCGGACAAGAACGTGGCGTCCTGCTTCTACCACATAGGTAGTGAGAACAGTAAGAAGTTGCTCGAGGCCCTTCCTGCAGTGATCGGATTTATCGCCAGCACAGTGTGCGTTGCTTTTCCGAGCACTCGCCACGGCATCGGCTCTCCGGTCTCCGCCATCTGA
- the LOC135651166 gene encoding protein DMP4-like, which yields MPYLLSSETGESSKERSRRTKPATGVQEMENPGREGDPEAQPLLNHEAGDRITAIQQVISQTYQGTAHLANHLPTGTVLAFQFLSPVFTTLGRCTESSRFMTACLLALCALSCFLLSFTDSFYDEATRRVRYGVATFRGFRVIDGLQPVAPELAVSHRLGPLDFLHAFTSLVVFAAVALLDKNVVSCYYPMPTDNEFQVLTALPVGIGVVGSALLVTFPTIRHGIGFPVTHTQ from the coding sequence ATGCCTTATTTGCTTAGTTCTGAGACAGGAGAAAGCAGCAAAGAGAGATCGAGGAGGACGAAGCCAGCAACGGGCGTGCAGGAAATGGAGAATCCCGGGAGAGAAGGTGACCCGGAGGCTCAGCCTCTCCTAAACCATGAAGCCGGCGATCGCATAACCGCGATACAACAGGTCATCAGCCAGACGTACCAAGGCACCGCCCACCTCGCCAACCACCTCCCCACCGGCACGGTGCTCGCCTTCCAATTCCTTTCCCCTGTCTTCACCACCCTCGGCCGCTGCACCGAGTCGAGCCGGTTCATGACCGCCTGCCTCCTGGCCCTCTGCGCCCTCTCCTGCTTCCTCCTCAGCTTCACCGACAGCTTCTACGACGAAGCAACCCGGCGGGTGCGCTACGGCGTGGCCACGTTCCGGGGCTTTAGGGTCATCGACGGCTTGCAGCCGGTAGCGCCGGAGCTGGCTGTGAGCCACCGACTGGGGCCGTTGGACTTCCTCCATGCCTTCACGTCGTTGGTGGTGTTCGCGGCGGTGGCGTTGCTCGACAAGAACGTGGTCTCGTGCTACTACCCGATGCCCACCGACAACGAGTTTCAGGTCCTCACAGCGTTGCCGGTGGGAATTGGAGTTGTCGGCAGCGCTCTGCTCGTCACTTTCCCCACCATCCGCCATGGAATTGGGTTTCCAGTTACTCATACGCAGTAG